One genomic segment of Bacteroides caccae includes these proteins:
- the purB gene encoding adenylosuccinate lyase, whose translation MELDVLTAISPIDGRYRGKTKALAAYFSEFALIKYRVQVEVEYFITLCELPLPQLKGIDNSVFETLRNIYRNFSEADAQRIKDIESVTNHDVKAVEYFLKEEFDKMGGMDDYKEFIHFGLTSQDINNTSVPLSIKEALDKVYYPLIEELIAQLKTYATDWADIPMLAKTHGQPASPTRLGKEVMVFVYRLERQLAMLKACPITAKFGGATGNYNAHHVAYPQYDWKQFGNRFVAEKLGLEREEYTTQISNYDNLSAVFDAMKRINTIMVDMNRDFWQYISMEYFKQKIKAGEVGSSAMPHKVNPIDFENAEGNLGIATSILEHLAVKLPVSRLQRDLTDSTVLRNVGVPFGHIVIAIQSSLKGLRKLLLNEPAIYRDLDNCWSVVAEAIQTILRREAYPHPYEALKALTRTNQAITENSIKEFIEELNVNEDIKKELRAITPHTYTGL comes from the coding sequence ATGGAACTTGATGTATTAACGGCCATATCTCCGATTGATGGTCGATATAGAGGCAAAACTAAAGCTTTGGCAGCTTATTTCTCTGAATTTGCACTGATTAAATACCGTGTACAGGTAGAGGTGGAATACTTTATCACCTTGTGCGAACTCCCTTTGCCGCAATTAAAAGGAATCGATAACAGCGTGTTTGAAACTCTGCGTAATATTTACCGTAACTTTTCGGAAGCAGATGCACAGCGTATTAAAGATATCGAAAGTGTAACCAATCATGATGTGAAGGCCGTAGAATACTTCCTGAAAGAAGAATTTGACAAAATGGGGGGGATGGATGACTATAAGGAATTCATTCACTTCGGACTGACTTCTCAGGATATAAACAATACGTCTGTTCCTCTTTCTATCAAGGAAGCGCTCGATAAAGTGTATTATCCGTTGATTGAAGAACTGATTGCACAGTTAAAAACTTATGCAACAGATTGGGCTGATATTCCGATGCTTGCCAAAACTCACGGTCAGCCGGCTTCTCCTACCCGTTTAGGTAAAGAAGTAATGGTATTCGTTTACCGCTTGGAACGTCAGCTGGCTATGTTGAAGGCTTGCCCGATTACCGCTAAGTTTGGCGGTGCTACCGGCAATTACAATGCACATCATGTGGCATATCCTCAGTATGACTGGAAACAGTTCGGTAATCGTTTCGTTGCAGAAAAACTGGGACTGGAACGTGAAGAATATACGACTCAGATTTCAAACTATGATAACCTCTCTGCTGTTTTTGATGCAATGAAGCGTATCAATACTATAATGGTAGATATGAACCGGGACTTCTGGCAATATATCTCTATGGAGTATTTCAAACAGAAGATAAAAGCCGGAGAAGTCGGTTCGAGCGCAATGCCGCACAAAGTGAACCCGATTGACTTCGAAAATGCGGAAGGAAACTTGGGGATCGCCACTTCCATTCTGGAACATTTGGCTGTGAAGCTTCCGGTTTCCCGTTTGCAGCGTGATTTGACCGACTCTACCGTTCTGCGTAATGTAGGCGTACCTTTCGGACATATTGTGATTGCAATTCAGAGTTCTTTGAAAGGACTACGCAAACTATTATTGAATGAACCGGCTATTTACCGTGATTTGGATAACTGCTGGAGCGTAGTAGCTGAGGCTATCCAGACAATCCTGCGCCGTGAGGCTTATCCGCATCCGTATGAAGCGTTGAAAGCTTTGACGCGGACAAATCAGGCGATTACGGAAAATTCTATCAAAGAGTTTATCGAAGAACTGAATGTAAACGAAGATATTAAAAAAGAGTTAAGAGCAATTACTCCGCATACTTATACGGGGCTTTAA
- a CDS encoding DUF4488 domain-containing protein, with the protein MKKLYFFTMLSIMLLAVTGAMAQKKTKFKVAELKGIWQLCHYVSESPDVPGELKPSNTFKVLSDDGRIVNFTIIPGSSAIVTGYGSWKQLTDDSYRESIEKNIHLPMLDNQDNILEFEIKDSDYLHLKYFIKNDLNGNELNTWYYETWKRISMPAKFPEDIVR; encoded by the coding sequence ATGAAAAAACTCTATTTCTTTACCATGCTTTCAATAATGTTGTTGGCGGTAACAGGTGCGATGGCCCAAAAGAAAACTAAATTCAAGGTGGCCGAGTTGAAAGGAATCTGGCAACTTTGCCATTATGTGTCGGAGTCTCCCGATGTTCCGGGAGAGTTGAAACCCAGTAATACATTTAAGGTATTGAGTGATGATGGAAGAATCGTGAACTTCACTATTATTCCCGGTTCCAGTGCAATTGTTACGGGATATGGGTCGTGGAAGCAGTTGACAGATGATTCTTATAGAGAAAGTATCGAGAAGAATATTCATCTTCCGATGTTGGATAATCAGGACAATATTCTGGAATTTGAAATAAAGGATAGCGATTATCTGCATTTAAAATACTTCATCAAGAATGACTTGAATGGAAATGAATTGAACACCTGGTATTATGAAACCTGGAAAAGAATAAGTATGCCGGCCAAGTTTCCGGAAGATATTGTGAGATAA
- a CDS encoding sugar O-acetyltransferase, giving the protein MTEVEKMRNGLLADMSSPELQVRFEHAKKLLARMRGMSTYDEGYRKLLEELVPRIPETSVICPPFYCDHGDGIKLGEHVFVNANCTFLDGGYITIGAHTLIGPCVQIYTPHHPMDYLERRGSKEYAYPVAVGEDCWIGGGAIICPGVTIGDRCVIGAGSVVTKDIPDDSIAVGNPARVIRRRD; this is encoded by the coding sequence ATGACGGAAGTTGAAAAGATGCGTAACGGCCTGTTGGCAGATATGTCTTCGCCGGAGTTGCAGGTGCGTTTTGAGCATGCCAAGAAATTGTTGGCTCGCATGCGGGGAATGAGTACGTATGATGAAGGGTACAGGAAATTACTGGAAGAACTGGTGCCGAGGATTCCTGAAACTTCGGTTATTTGTCCGCCTTTCTATTGCGATCATGGGGACGGAATCAAGTTAGGCGAGCATGTGTTTGTCAATGCTAACTGCACATTTCTGGACGGCGGATATATCACGATTGGTGCTCATACGCTTATCGGGCCTTGTGTGCAGATTTACACACCGCATCATCCGATGGATTATTTGGAAAGAAGAGGCTCCAAGGAATACGCTTATCCGGTGGCGGTTGGTGAGGACTGCTGGATTGGTGGCGGAGCTATTATATGTCCCGGTGTGACGATTGGTGATCGTTGTGTGATAGGAGCGGGAAGTGTCGTGACGAAAGATATTCCTGATGATAGTATCGCAGTCGGGAATCCGGCGCGTGTAATCCGACGTAGGGACTGA
- a CDS encoding pseudouridine synthase: MSTENEEWRENSFNEENTGAGRDGNRSYNREGGERPYRPSYNREGGDRPYRPRFNANNEGGERPQRSYGDRSYGDRPQRPSYNREGGDRPYRPRFNNNSEGGDRPQRPYNREGGSYGDRPQRPSYNREGGDRPYRPRFNPNSDGSDRPQRPYNREGGEQRSYGDRPYRPRFNSGEGGDRPQRPYNREGGDRPYRPRFNSGEGGGYRSNNGGGYRPRFNNDRQGGYRPRPRTGDYDPNAKYSIKKQIEYKEQFVDPNEPIRLNKFLANAGVCSRREADEFITAGVVSVNGEVVTELGTKIKRSDVVKFHDEPVSIERKVYVLLNKPKDTVTTSDDPQERRTVMDLVKGACNERIYPVGRLDRNTTGVLLLTNDGDLASKLTHPKFLKKKIYHVHLDKNLTKADMDQIAAGIQLEDGEIHADAISYTDDFKKDQVGIEIHSGKNRIVRRIFESLGYKVVKLDRVFFAGLTKKGLRRGDWRYLSEAEVNYLRMGSFE, encoded by the coding sequence ATGAGCACAGAAAACGAAGAATGGCGCGAAAATTCTTTCAATGAAGAGAATACAGGTGCCGGCCGTGATGGTAACAGGTCGTACAACAGAGAGGGAGGAGAACGTCCGTATCGTCCTTCTTACAACCGTGAAGGTGGGGATCGTCCGTATCGCCCGAGATTTAATGCCAACAATGAAGGGGGCGAACGCCCACAGCGTTCGTATGGTGATCGCTCTTATGGCGACCGTCCGCAACGTCCTTCTTACAATCGTGAAGGCGGTGATCGTCCGTATCGTCCTCGCTTCAATAACAATAGTGAAGGTGGCGACCGTCCGCAACGTCCTTACAACCGCGAAGGTGGTTCTTATGGTGATCGTCCTCAACGCCCTTCCTACAATCGTGAAGGTGGTGATCGTCCGTATCGTCCGAGATTTAATCCGAATTCTGACGGCAGCGACCGTCCTCAGCGTCCTTACAACCGTGAAGGCGGCGAACAACGCTCTTATGGTGATCGTCCGTATCGTCCCCGTTTCAATAGTGGTGAAGGTGGCGACCGTCCTCAGCGTCCTTACAACCGCGAAGGTGGTGACCGCCCGTATCGTCCTCGCTTCAATAGTGGTGAAGGTGGAGGCTATCGCAGCAACAACGGTGGTGGCTATCGTCCGAGATTCAATAATGACCGTCAGGGCGGTTACCGTCCTCGTCCACGTACCGGCGATTATGACCCGAATGCTAAATATAGCATAAAGAAACAAATCGAGTACAAGGAACAGTTTGTTGACCCGAACGAACCGATTCGTCTGAATAAATTCCTGGCTAATGCCGGTGTTTGTTCACGTCGTGAGGCTGATGAATTTATTACAGCAGGTGTGGTTTCTGTAAATGGTGAAGTTGTTACTGAATTGGGTACAAAAATCAAACGCTCGGATGTCGTGAAATTCCACGATGAACCGGTTAGCATCGAACGTAAGGTATATGTATTGCTGAATAAGCCGAAAGATACTGTTACCACATCGGATGATCCGCAGGAGCGCCGTACGGTAATGGATTTGGTAAAAGGCGCTTGTAACGAACGTATCTATCCGGTAGGACGTCTTGACCGTAACACGACTGGTGTACTGTTACTGACAAATGACGGTGACTTGGCTTCCAAGCTGACACATCCGAAATTTCTGAAAAAGAAAATTTATCATGTTCATCTGGACAAGAACCTGACAAAAGCGGATATGGATCAGATTGCAGCCGGCATCCAGTTGGAAGACGGTGAAATCCATGCAGACGCTATCAGCTATACCGATGATTTCAAGAAAGACCAGGTAGGTATCGAAATTCACTCCGGTAAGAACCGTATCGTTCGCCGTATTTTCGAATCACTGGGTTATAAAGTAGTAAAACTCGACCGTGTATTCTTCGCCGGACTGACTAAAAAAGGTTTGCGTCGCGGAGACTGGCGTTACCTGTCGGAAGCAGAAGTAAACTACCTCCGCATGGGTTCGTTTGAATAA
- the asnS gene encoding asparagine--tRNA ligase has protein sequence MEKIGRTKIVDLLKRTDIGAMVNVKGWVRTRRGSKQVNFIALNDGSTINNLQVVVDLANFDEEMLKLITTGACISVNGEMVESVGSGQKVEVQAREIEVLGTCDNTYPLQKKGHSMEFLREIAHLRPRTNTFGAVFRIRHNMAIAIHKFFHDRGFFYFHTPIITASDCEGAGQMFQVTTMNLYDLKKDERGSISYDDDFFGKQASLTVSGQLEGELAATALGAIYTFGPTFRAENSNTPRHLAEFWMIEPEVAFNDIADNMDLAEEFIKYCVKWALDNCADDVKFLNDMFDKGLIERLQGVLKDNFVRLPYTDGIKILEEAVAKGHKFEFPVYWGVDLASEHERYLVEEHFKCPVILTDYPKEIKAFYMKQNEDGKTVRAMDVLFPKIGEIIGGSERESDYDKLMTRIEEMHIPMKDMWWYLDTRKFGTCPHSGFGLGFERLLLFVTGMSNIRDVIPFPRTPRNADF, from the coding sequence ATGGAAAAGATTGGTAGAACAAAAATTGTTGATTTGTTGAAGCGTACGGATATCGGCGCTATGGTCAATGTGAAAGGCTGGGTTCGCACCCGCCGAGGTAGCAAACAAGTAAACTTTATCGCACTGAATGACGGTTCTACAATAAATAATTTGCAGGTCGTAGTAGATTTGGCTAATTTTGATGAAGAGATGCTGAAACTGATTACTACCGGCGCTTGTATCAGCGTGAACGGTGAAATGGTGGAATCGGTAGGCTCCGGCCAAAAGGTGGAAGTGCAGGCTCGTGAAATCGAAGTGCTGGGTACTTGCGATAACACATACCCGTTGCAGAAGAAAGGGCACTCTATGGAATTCTTGCGCGAGATTGCCCATTTGCGTCCGCGTACCAATACTTTTGGTGCGGTGTTCCGTATTCGTCATAACATGGCAATTGCTATCCACAAGTTTTTCCATGACAGGGGATTCTTCTATTTTCATACGCCAATCATTACAGCTTCAGACTGTGAAGGTGCCGGACAGATGTTTCAGGTGACTACCATGAATCTGTATGACTTGAAGAAAGACGAAAGAGGTTCTATCTCTTATGATGATGATTTCTTCGGCAAGCAGGCCAGTTTGACTGTTTCCGGTCAGTTGGAAGGTGAGCTGGCTGCCACAGCTTTGGGAGCTATCTATACATTTGGTCCTACGTTCCGTGCCGAAAACTCCAATACTCCCCGTCACTTGGCTGAGTTTTGGATGATTGAGCCGGAAGTTGCTTTCAACGACATCGCAGACAATATGGACTTGGCAGAAGAGTTCATTAAATATTGTGTGAAATGGGCGTTGGATAACTGTGCGGATGACGTGAAATTCCTGAATGATATGTTCGATAAGGGATTGATTGAACGGCTGCAAGGTGTATTGAAAGATAATTTTGTACGTTTGCCTTATACAGACGGTATCAAGATTCTGGAGGAAGCTGTTGCAAAAGGCCACAAATTTGAGTTCCCGGTTTATTGGGGTGTGGACTTGGCTTCCGAACACGAACGTTATTTGGTGGAAGAACATTTCAAGTGTCCGGTAATCCTGACTGACTATCCGAAGGAGATCAAAGCCTTCTATATGAAGCAAAACGAGGATGGTAAGACGGTGCGTGCAATGGATGTTCTTTTCCCGAAAATCGGTGAAATCATAGGCGGTTCCGAACGTGAATCAGATTATGATAAGCTGATGACTCGTATTGAAGAAATGCATATCCCGATGAAGGATATGTGGTGGTATCTGGATACCCGCAAGTTCGGTACTTGTCCTCACTCCGGCTTCGGGCTTGGTTTTGAACGTTTGTTACTTTTCGTAACAGGCATGTCAAACATCCGTGACGTGATACCGTTCCCGCGTACACCGAGAAATGCTGATTTCTAA